Within Chlamydia pneumoniae TW-183, the genomic segment AGTAACGGTTACGTTTGTACTCTTCCAAATCTTTAATATCTATTTCCCAGCGCGTCTCTTTAGAAGCTTTTAGTTTTTTCTGCTTAATTGCCACATAAATTGCTTGCCTAGTGACGTTATGTAATTTAGCAGCTTGAGTGATCGAAACCCACTTTGTATCTGAGTCTTTGATATCCTCAATTTCTTCTCTTTCTTCTAATTCGTAGCATCCCTCATGTTGTTCGCACGCCATAAGCTAGCATCCCCTCCCCCTCAACATATTTACAATTAAAACAACCGTAACAGTTAGTTTCTTCCTTGTTTTTAGAAGTTTTTAAAGAAGCATTTTCCTAAAAAAAGCTTTATTAATCAAGCTTTTTTGTTAATACAAAGTTTATGTTTTCAGATTAAAATCTTAATAAATCGTAAGCAGGATTATGAATTATTAATATTTCTTTACGTTATAAAAAATAGGTATTCTTAAAAAAACACGCCCTGAATATCGCCAGGGACGTTTTTCTAATCATAACGTTTTTCTTAAGTAGACAAGACAAAATACCAAGAACCAACAAAATATCTACTCTTTTTCTTTTCCTGAACGAAGTATTTTTTTTTAATTTTCCTTATCGGTCAGCAGTTTACAGAAGCCAGGGATAAGGAAACTACAAAGATTTCTTTACTCTTTTAAAATAAAGCTCTCGATTTTTGATTTAAATCTGCGATGAACCTTAGGAAACTCATTTTTGGTTTAAAAGATGAGTTTCTAATTATCGAAATGTCTTTGAATATGACCTGCAACTTCTTTAATCACATCATCGGAAAGGATATGATCGTGTCTTAGACCGGTCTGAGCTACAGGGATTTTCTTCCCTGAACACTCTTCCAAGTTTTTAGGATCTAAAAATGGTGCTGCGAAGCACGTCTCTTTTTTGAACAATCCATCCCCGATAAGATTACCTTGGGAATCCTTGCCATAAATAAAGAGTTCTGGGCAATGCAAGTCCTTGCTTCTCTTTTCAGAATTAATATTCCAATGGGTAAGATTCGCCAGCCAAACTCCTAGACTTCCAATAAACTGTTTAGCAACGGCTCCTGTAGAGCGAGCTCCTCGATCTTTAACGACAAACCAACGGACGCTATCACTTCCGTCTGCGATCTCTTTACTTAATGCTTCGGCTTGAACACTAGCTCCTAAAGAATAGCCATAAGCAACGATTTGACGCGCCTGAGGTCCTGCGGGTTCATCTCTAAGATAGCGTACGCATGCTTGATAAGATTTGACTACATTGTTTCTTGTTATATTCCCTTGGCTCTTCATGACTCCTGGGTAATTGAAGATTAAAATGTTGGATTGAGACTCTTCAGCAATACGGAATATCCAGTCCTTTTCCCCTTGCAGCACTGTCCTATACTCTAAGCAATCGGAGTTTCCATTGGAGATTAACATCCATCGATCTGGCTTAGCATTGGGAAGACGTAACTCCAATCCGTCAATAAAGACCTCGTCATACTGTAAGCAAACCCTTCGCACAGAGGAGACATGATCTTGGAATGAAGCGGAGAAAAGACGCGCGGCGTAAGCTTGTCGCAATAAATTAGAGTCCCTGCATATGGGTCTAAAAATCCACCCTCCTGCACCAAGAAGAATAAAATTCTGACATATCTTCTGAAGGACCCAGAAAAGACCCAAGGGAATAAAGAAGATTAAGCCGAGAAGAAATTTCACAACACCCCATATGATCTCAAGAAGACGATAAAGGTAAGGATGAGCCTGTCGTTTCTCCCAAGAAGTTCTCGCCTGCTCCGAAGAAAACATGGCGATCGAAGGTTTAGGATGCATATCCAATATAGCTGCGTATTGTTCCCTTGCAATAGCTATTGACATTATTACCTTATAATTTCATGCAGAATGTAGTGAGCAAACTATTATAGTGGAAATTATTGAATAAACCAAAAACAAAAGCCGAGTTTATTTATATTAATATAAGTAATTATTTTAATAGAATCGACCTCGAACCATTAGATAGATAGGTGACGACCTTCATCTAGAAAAGAACATTCATTTATTATGATAATGAAGTAAATCTTTTACTTGCAATGAACAAAGAACCAATCGAATGAAAGTTAGCGGTCTTTTTTTAGTCTGAAAATCTAGGTTCTGAGGAAATACGGAAATCCCGGACCAGCAGGTGGATGACTCCCGATCCAGAAGTTTGGGACAAGCGGGGTGTGTAAGCAATCTCAAGAGGGTAATGCCAACTTGCTTTTAATGCATCAGCGTGTCTTCCCAGACCGAAGGCGACACCCTCAAGATTTCTTTCTTTTTGGCTTAAGTAGAGTTTGAGATGGTTTCCAGGCAATACTTTTGGATAGCGTACCTGGCGCACTTTTGAATAGAAGATAGGCATCAGATTCCCCTTCCCAAAAGGCTCGAATAGTTCCATAGAAGCTAGGAGATCATAATCTATAGCATCAAAATCCGCATAAGCATCAATTTCGAGATGAGGAAGTGTGTCACCCTTTTTAAGAGAAGAGTTCACGAGATGAACGAATTTTTTTTTAAAATCTTCGACTTTATCTTCCTTCATAATCACGCCTGCTGCAAAGTCGTGTCCGCCGTAAGATAAAAGGAGCGAGGAGCATTTCTTTAAGACTCCGAGTAGAGGAAATGACCCTATAGTTCTTGCTGATCCCTTTCCAATTCCTCGTTGGATAGCGATGATTACCACAGGTTTGTTATAAGTCTTAGCAAGACGCGCTGAGATAATAGGGATGACACGAGCATGCCATGCCGTGGATGAAAGAACTATAGCAGCCTGCTTTAAAATCTCAGGATTACTATTTAATATCTCTTGGACATCTTGAAATACCTCAGCTTCTATTCTTTGCCTTTCTCTATTTATATTATCTAGCTCCATAATTAGAGCATCTACACGTTCATCATCTTGGGTGAGTAAAAGTTCAACACCTTTTGCAGGGTCGTCCAACCGTCCCAAGCTATTGAGTTTTGGTGCGATCTTCAAGACAATATCTGTCGAAGTGACTTCGCTTTTTTCTACTCCACATAATGCGCAGAGTTTATTCAATCCGGGTCGCGCGCCTCTGGCAATTTCTTTAATCCCATAGCGCACCATAACACGGTTTTCCCCTAGCAAAACACCGACATCCGTGATGGTTCCTAATGTGACTAAATCGAGTAATTTTTTCAGGCTACCTTGACTCTTGGGGACAAGATTTCTGGATATCAGTGCGTTCAGTACTCCTCTTGCGAGCTTAAAAGCAACGCCTACGCCTGTGAGTTCTCGATTCGGGTAGGTATGATCCCGTAATTTAGGATTTAATGTAGCTACGCAGTGGGGAATTTTTCCTGTCGGCATGTGGTGATCTGTAATGATCACATCAATGCCTTGTCTTGTAATATCACTCACCTCTTTTCCTGCAGTAATTCCGCAATCTACGGTGATGAGGAGTGTAATTCCTTCCTCTTTCAACTTTGCAATGAGTGTGGAGGTCTCTCCATGTTGCTTGAGTATCGCACCAAGAAAGAAGTAGCTAACGTGGACATCAATATCTCTTAAAAATTCGACCAGGAGAGCGACGCCTGTCATGCCATCGACATCGCTATCTCCATAAATCATGACGTGTTCTTTACGATCTCTAGCCAGGAGCAGGCGTTCTACAGCCTTTGACATATCTAGGAAGAGTCCAGGATCATAAAGGCTCGACAGATGGCTGTATAAGAACTTATGGATTTCCTGAATCGTTTGGAATCCTCTTGAGATAAAAATCTGAGCCACTGTGGGAGGCAAGTGAAATTCTTTGATAATCATTCCAAGAAACGCAGGATCTTCCTTGGGATGAGCCCAGAGCAATCCTGCTGCAGAAGCATTATCTGAATTTGTCATAAATTTAATACCACAGGGGCCTTTGGGACTAAAGTCCCAAAGGAGATTTTTATATTGCTACACGTTAGATTAAGTTTAACGGTACTTATTTTGAGCGATTTTCTTTACGGACCATAAACAACAACAGAGGTGGTGCAATATAAAGAGACGATAAAGTTCCTAGAAGAATCCCTATGGTCATAATAAATGCAAAATTAAAGACAGAGGAGCCGCCTATAAACAAAAGCATTAACAAAACTGATAGAGTTGTAGCTGTTGTCATTACCGTGCGGCTGAACGTCTTTTGAAGGGCATCATTAACTAAAACATGCATAGGGGTAAACAGGTTCGCTTGGCGATCTTCACGAATACGATCAAAAATGATCAAAGTATTGTTTAATGAATACCCCAATACAGTCATTAAAGCACCAATGGCTTGCAAATCTATTTGAATTTTCTTCAAAAAGAAATGTGCTATAAACAAGACTGCACAGGTAGCCAAAAGGTCATGAATTAAAGCGCATACGGCACTGAAAGCATATTGCCATTCAAAGCGCAAACTCACATAGAGCAAGATGATTGCCAAAGCTCCTAAAAGCCCGATGGTCGCCTGATAACGCATTTTCTTCGATAGTTTGCTGCTTACCTTTGACCAAAAATTTTGCGTTTCGTTTAGAGTTTCCGTAGAGAAATCTAGGCCTGTTTCTGACAACAATCCCACAGCTAACGCCAGCTCATGATCGTTAATTTTAGGAGAGAGGCTCGTATCTGCTTTAGTATAGCTTAAAGCTTTATCACTAAAATAGATTTTGATCTTTTCTGAAGATCCAAATGTTTGAATACGGAAGTCTCTAGAAGAAAGACCAGCTTCCTGTAGTTTATGCACAACTTTGCCACGCATTTGAGCAACATCGCTGATGCCATGCTCTTTTGGATTAAAGGTAAAGGCATACCCTCCTTTAAAATCCATTCCCAAAACGGAATTCCAGGCTCCAAACCCGAGAGCAACGCAACCTAAAAGAAAAACACTTCCAGAAACAGCCCAAAGTTTTTTGCATCCTCTCAAGAAATCATGCTTTATCCCCACGAACTTATTCATCATATGCAACTGTGTATGTTGGGTCTTATTCATCCACAGCATGAAGAAAAATTTAGTCATGAAAAGAGCCGTAAACATTGAAGAGAAAATTCCTAAAATCAATGTCAAAGCAAACCCTTTAATAGGCCCTGTATCTAGGAAGAAAAGAAGTGCTGAGGCCAATACTGTAGTCAAGTTAGAATCAAAAATGGCTCCAAAAGCCTTGGTATATCCTTTTTCTACAGATTTTTTAAGACTTTGAGACAATAAAAATTCCTCTCGGATTCTTTCGAATACAAGAACATTTGCATCTACGGCCATCCCCATAGCAAGAACAATCCCAGCGAGTCCTGACAAGGTGAGTGGCGCATCCAAATACTGTAGAGCTGCCCAGATAAGCAAAAGATTCAGAAGAACAGCTCCCGAAGCGATGACGCCTCCAAATCTATAATATACGCTCATCAAAACAATAAGCATTGCCAAGCCACAGCATGCTGAGATAATGCCTTGTGTACATTGTTTTTTCCCAAGATCAGAAGAGATCGTCTCTTCACTGAGAACCTCGGGAACAAAAGACATCGCTCCAGATTTTAAATCTGAGGCGAGTTTGCTCACTTCACGGTGGGTAAATTTCCCTGAGACACTGGCATGATTTTTCAATGGGACGTTTAAAATAGGGCTGCTGACCATATAACCGTCAATCACTACAGCCATACGCCATCCACGGTTTGCAGAATATTGTCCATTAGCAGTGCCGCTGATCCCCTCCTGACAATATGCGGAAGTCCATGTGTGGAAACTCTCTGTAGGAGAAAGTTTCTCTGCCATTTTCTTAGGGCTTGTATCTTTGACTGAAAAATTTAAAACATAACCTTCCCCTGCAGCAAATTCTGGACGAATGTCTTTTAGGGAAGCTCCATCTAACGCATAATTTCTAAAAACAATGACTAAAGGATTTGCTTTTTGTTCTGCATCTTTTCCAATAGCAATCATAGAAAACGTCGTATCTAAATCTGTCGAAGGCGTTTCGCATCCTGAAGGAGAGAACGCCAACCCCTCACTTTTAAGCTTAGTAATGGCCTCATGGACACTTGGAGGCACATCGACTTCCTCATTAAATAAGGCGCTAGCGAAGGTATTGATTTCTTCGGGAGATGTCTTTCCTTGAGCTTGAGAGGTAAACCAAAGATAGTCTAAAAATCTTTGCACTTCGTAGCGGGAAGCGCTGTAAGAAGAGAACCTCTCATTCACCACATGGAAACTCATTTTTGAGGTCCCCAAGATCTCAGATGAGGAGATCGTAGAAGATCCTGGCACACTGAGATGAATGTAATCTCCCTCACGGCGAAGTTCGATTTCAGATACTCCAAGTTTATTTAATCGAGCACAGAGCTCATCCGAAACTTTAAGAATATCTTCCTTATCGGTGAGCTGCTTTCCCTGATGATCTTTAAAAGAGAGTAGCAGCTGACGCCCACCAACAAAATCAATACCAAGACGTAGTATGTTCTCCCCACGAGAAAATTTTCTCATGTTGAGTTTCATATTTTCTAAGAAAAGATTTTGATAAGGAATCGGAGCACTCAAACGTTCCTGAAGATCCATAGAACACTTTGCGTGTCGGTATTGCTCATGCCAACGCACTAAATCGCTTTGACGATTCTTCTCGATTTGGTTTACAGTTGCAAGGCGATCTTGAATGTCTTTAACTTCTAAAAAGGCACAGCCCTCTTTCCCTATGACAAATCCCTCACCCCATACATCTAGAAATTGCTGCAAGGGGTGCCGGATTTCTAAGACTTGATCTTCTCCTAGAGTCCAGGAAATCGCTTCTGTATGAGAAAAACAGTTATAGAGATTTTGTAGATCTTTTTCGAAACTTTGGAGTTCTTTACCCCCTCCCTGTTGATATTTCGCGACGATAGAACGGAGTCCTTTCAATAAGATGTAAACGGAGCCTTTAGAAAAGTGTTTGCAATCTGTATTGGGAGAAAAGATGTAACAGCCAAAAGCTTCGCTTTCTCTAGGTTGACGACAGAAAACAGGAAAATTTTCTGGAATCAGGTCACAAGATTCAGCTGCAGGCCTATGCAAAGTTAATGCCGTGAGATGTTCTGCGATTCCTTGGAGCAAACGCTCTCCCTGGAGAATAATCTTTCCCTGAGTATCTTTATCCATCCATTGGAAGGAAAATCCGTTGTTATAATCTTCTACTTGAACAGTTAAGTTCTTAGAGAGCTTTTGTTTTTCAACAGCCAAACGACTGTCAAAATCTAAGCGTTGTTCTTTAGACAAAGACGTACGCTGTGCTAACAAATCAGAATGTAGTGTCAGGAAAATTTTACGTTCCTTAGGGCAATACTCTATGGAACTAAAAAATAATGAGGACTCACTACAATCTAATCGAAGCCCTTCAATATAAGGGCAATCTAAACTACGAATGCATGCAGTTTGAGAAAGAGTTTCATATACACTCTTGAGTAGCTTTTGATCTTCAACATCGATTGCTGCGTCGTTTGACAACGAAGACAGGCGTGATAAAAACGCAAGTCTATCTTGGTTGGAAGAAAAGGACTGTTGGCAAAACGCTGAAAGTCGCGAAGAAAAAACCTCAAATCCTGAAGAAAGGTTCTTGGCATACTGTAACAATTGTTCTTTAGGTGCCGTTTCCCAGATAGAGGGGTAACTACAAGAACAGTCTTTTTGTTTCGGAAAAGTACATGCAGAATAGACTCGTTGCAAAATACTTGAGGCCATCTCCTGTTCATTTTCGGAAGAATAGGAAACAAAAGAAAAATCACTTTCTACTAAGGAAGTATTTATAGAGCTTGCTACTTGTATTACATGGTCGTCGTGTTCTCGACTATAGCCAACCACATGGAGTCTTGCAGACTTTATGGGAACGTTAGGCTCTCCATGAACGAGGTTCCCGATAAAGTCCTCTGCATCTTCACCTCTTTTAAAACGCACACTGACAATATCTGGAATCGCAGGATGTTGTTGTATGTGCCCACGTAAATGTAGGGACGAAAGGATCGCTGAGACGCGAGGAATGACATCCTTACGAACTTGCTGGGCCTGCTTGGTAAAAGATTTGATTATATGTTCGGCTTCGTTTCCATCTATTTTCTTATCCAGAGGTTTGGCGTAATATAAACATGTAGGCAAAACGTAATACAAAGCCAAAGCAAACACGCAAATAATGATAGCGAAGTTTCGCTTAACCTTCTGTTTCATTGCACCGCTCTACTTTTTATTAGGAAATATTAAAACCAAAATACCAGTTGAAAAAAAAATCGTCAAACGAAGAGGAGCCCTCCACCTTCAAAGAGAGCTCTTTATTCTGTATCTTTTACAAAATACTATTTTTAATTTTCCTAAAATCTCTATCTCAAAAGGGTCAAATTCAATAAAAACTAGGCAAAAGTATAGCTCTCTTGTTCGCCAACAAAACCAGAAAGCGAAATAGGAGTTACACTATGCGGGGTTGAGGAGTGATGAGGGGAAAAATACAGTGAGGTTGGGCTTGTGGGATCTGTGAAAATAAACTTTATCCGAATGGAATCTTGTTTCTCTTCTCTCATTCGTTTTGCCACCTGCTCTGCAGAGTAGAGGAAAGCGGCTTGTGAGAGCAGTTTTAGGTTTTCCTGTTCCTCTTTAGGGAGTGCATCAGGAACTCCAAGGATAGGAGTGAGTACGTAGATCGTATGTTTTTTCACTATATTAGGATCGCCGATTTGATCTAACACAGTAAAAAATGCTTTAGTATAGGCATCGATATAACATCTTCCCTGAGGTTCCTGGGCTGCGTCAGAAATATTTACATAAATCGCGCTTTTAGGATGCGTGCGGTCACTAGCTTGGTCTTCTGAGCTCCAGGAAATGACTTTAGGATCCAAATATTGCTGTTCCTCTCTTTGGATTTCAGAGAGCAACGAAGACACTACAGAAGGATCTATAGCAAAAGTTTTGCGTGATAAGGAGCTTTTTTCGATCCCCTGTCTTAATGCGATCTGATCCATTTCTTGGATCAGAAAGATACTGGTATTTCTATCGGATTTTTTCTGGAATATCTTAGTAACGATCTCCTGGGAGCCTTCGCAGATCTCTACTTGGGGACAGCCTGGATGATAGTAGCATCCGGGTCGTATTTTTTTCCAAGACTGCAAGAGAGAGAGGCATCCTAACCAATTTATAGGTTTTTCAAAGACCTTAGTTTCTCGAAATAGAGGACGCTCGAATCGTGACCATCCCTTAGAGTATTGTAAGTACGCAAACCCTAAAAGAACCAATCCCAGAATCATAAGACCTATGCACGGGAAAATGGTTTGACATACCCCAGCAGCGAAGGCAGCACATCCTAACAACGCCAAACCAAAACAAGCTAAAACACCGCCCAGTATTTTCTTCGGCAGGTTTTGTGCATTGGGGACGTAGTGGACATTGCCTCCTCCGCGCCACCAAATGACCATTTGAGTGGGAATCAAATCTGAAATGGATATGCGAGGAAATTTCATACTACGAAGCATCCTTTTAGAATTTCTTTTTATTTTTAATAAAAAACTAGAATCGAATAGAATTGCACTAATATTAACAAAACAAAAAATTAAAAAACAAAAGAGTTTGTTTCAAAATTTTCATTGAAAAATAAAAAGAACACTAAAATTGTTTCGACTTTGAAAAAATGAATGTCAACTTGTCAAGATATTCTAGTTTCTTCTACTATGCAACCTAATATTTTCTACTCCTTTGCTCGTCATGAGTAAGCCGAGTATACTTAGATTAGGAGGATGCCTAAGAAGCCCTTGTATTCATTTGAAGTAAGAACTCTCAAAAATTTTCTTCTTGAGACACCGATCTGCTTAGAGAATAGAATACAGCCTCTCCCTACTGGGATGGCTGGGGAAAAATCCTTTGTGATTTTTGTCTTAGGTAAGTGAACGAATTCTCCTTTCTTAAAAATAGGTTCGAAACGTTGTTCCTGAGAACGAATTGTGACTTACGCCCTAATAAATGATCCTGTAGACTTGTCTTTAGCTACCAACAACGCTGAATCCAAGTTCCCCTCTCTACAGCGCCTTCCCAACCATGTTGCTATCATTATGGACGGCAATCGCCGATGGTACAAAAAGCATAGGGAGGAGTGCGGCCACACACACACGTCAGGTCATTATTATGGCGCTAAAGTCCTTCCAAATATTTTAAATGCGGTTCTTGATTTAGGAATTAAAGTTCTTACTCTCTATACGTTTTCAACAGAAAATTTTGGGAGACCAAAAGAGGAAATTCAAGAAATATTTAATATTTTCTATACTCAGTTAGACAAGCAACTTCCTTATCTAATGGAAAATGAAATCTGCTTACGTTGTATAGGAGACCTTTCCAAGCTCCCTAAAGGCATCCAAACGAAAATCAACCATGTGAGTCGCATGACGGCATCGTTCTCGCGTTTAGAGCTCGTATTAGCTGTCAACTACGGTGGCAAAGATGAGTTAGTCCGTGCATTTAAAAAATTACATGTTGATATTCTAAATAAAAAAATATCTTCTGACGACCTTTCAGAATCTTTGATTAGCTCATACTTAGATACTTCAGGACTTACGGACCCCGACTTACTTATCCGTACAGGGGGTGAAATGCGTGTCAGTAATTTCTTATTGTGGCAAATAGCATATACAGAACTATATATCACGGATACCTTGTGGCCAGATTTTACGCCTCAAGATTTGTTTGAAGCGATTAACGTATACCAGCAAAGATCAAGACGAGGGGGGAAATAGGTGCTTAATTCAAATAAGTTTAAATCGAAGACCGGTGCATACGGTGATTTATTTCAGCGTGTTGTTGTTCATTCGTTAGTACTTACATTTTTGGTTCTTCTTCTCTATAGTTCCCTATTTCCCTTAACTTCTTTTGCTCTAGGGTTTATTACCGCGACTTGTGGCGCTGTAGGAACTTATGAGTACTCCTCAATGGCGAAAGCCAAGATGCACTATCCATTAAGCACGTTTAGTGCGATCGGATCTTTTTTATTTTTAGCATTAAGTTTTCTTTCCATTCGTTGGGGACACAGTCTCCCAGGATTCTTCGATGCTCTTCCTTGGACCTTGCTTATTGTTTGGGTCGTGTGGAGTATCTTTAGAGTTCGAAAATCTACAATCGGCGCTTTACAGCTATCAGGAGTCACTCTCTTTTCTATTTTGTATGTAGGGATTCCGATACGTTTATTCTTACATGTCCTTTATAGCTTTATTCATACCCAAGAACCCTATCTTGGAATTTGGTGGGCTTCTTTTCTTATTGCCACAACTAAAGGTGCGGATATCTTCGGTTATTTCTTCGGTAAAGCCTTTGGGAATAAGAAAATCGCCCCACAAATTAGCCCTAACAAAACTGTTGTAGGTTTTGTTGCAGGGTGTTTGGGAGCCACGCTCATTAGTTTTATTTTCTTTCTACAGATTCCCACGAGGTTTGCGAGTTACTTCCCGATGCCTGCGATTTTAATTCCTTTAGGTCTTGCTTTAGGAATCACAGGATTTTTTGGAGATATTATTGAATCCATATTTAAGCGTGATGCTCATTTGAAAAATAGCAACAAGCTCAAGGCTGTGGGTGGTATGCTGGATACCTTAGACTCACTGCTCCTGTCCACGCCGATTGCTTACTTATTTTTGCTCATAACCCAATCTAAAGAGTTTATTGGATGATTATCACTATTGATGGGCCTTCAGGAACAGGAAAAAGCACAACAGCGAAAGCTTTAGCCGACCATCTTCATTTCAATTACTGTAATACAGGGAAGATGTATCGCACTTTAGCCTATGCTCGTTTACAATCTCCCTGGGCGACGCTTCCTTTAACTAAATTTTTAGAAGAGCCTCCTTTTTCTTTTACCTTTGCTACAGGCCAACCTTTAGAGTCGTTTTTTAATGGTCATCTTCTTACCTCTGAATTAACAACTCAAGAAGTTGCGAACGCAGCATCGGAGCTCTCTCAACTTCCAGAAGTTCGTGCATTCATGCAAGATTTGCAACGACGCTATGCTCAGCTTGGCAACTGTGTATTTGAAGGAAGGGATATGGGATCCAAAGTCTTTCCCAACGCAGATTTAAAAATTTTTCTAACTTCAAGTCCTGAAGTTCGTGCGCAACGGCGTTTAAAAGACCTTCCTGAAGGGACTCTTTCTCCTGAGCAATTGCAAGCAGAGCTTGTCAAACGTGATGCTGCAGATGCACAACGCGCTCACGATCCCCTAGTCATCCCTGAAAATGGAATTGTAATTGACTCTTCGGATTTGACAATAAGACAAGTTCTGGAGAAAATTTTAGCTTTACTATTTCGAAACGAGCTATGATTTTCCGCATTTGTAAATTTTTCACGTGGGTAGCTTTTTCTCTTTTCTATAAGCTAAAAGTTTATGGAGTGAAAAAAAATTTTATTAAAGGTCCTGCTATTATTGCAGTAAACCATAATTCTTTTTTAGACCCCATAGCATTGCACATGTGTGTCCATGAGTGTATTTATCACCTAGCACGGGCCTCTTTATTTAATATCCCCTGGTTATGGAAGCAATGGGGGTGTTTTCCCGTGCGTCAAGACGAAGGAAACTCTGCGGCATTTAAAATTGCCTCTCGGCTCTTTAATAAACGAAAGAAGTTAGTGATCTATCCAGAGGGGGCTCGAAGCCCTGACGGTCAACTCCAGCCTGGCAAGGTCGGTATTGGTATGATGGCTGCAAAATCTAGAGTTCCGATCATCCCTGTCTATATTAGGGGAACTTTTGAAGCTTTTAACCGTCATCAAAAAATTCCTCATGTTTGGAAAACGATCACGTGTGTTTTCGGTACTCCCATGTATTTTGATGATATTATTCAAAATCCCGAGATCAAAAATAAAGAAACCTATCAGATCATCACGAATCAAACTATGAACAAAATTGCCGAGCTCAAAGCATGGTATGAATCGGGGTGCAAAGGAGACGTCCCCTAAACTTATGTCGACATTACTTTCTATCTTATCTGTGATATGTTCTCAGGCAATAGCAAAGGCATTTCCTAATCTAGAAGATTGGGCTCCAGAAATTACCCCGTCTACAAAAGAACATTTTGGCCATTATCAATGTAACGATGCGATGAAATTGGCTCGTGTTTTAAAAAAAGCTCCGAGGGCTATTGCTGAGGCCATAGTAGCTGAGCTTCCTCAAGAGCCTTTTTCTTTAATTGAAATTGCTGGAGCAGGATTTATAAACTTTACCTTCTCTCCAGTATTTCTAAATCAACAGCTAGAACATTTCAAGGACGCTCTAAAATTAGGATTTCAAGTTTCCCAACCTAAAAAAATTATCATTGATTTTTCCTCTCCAAATATTGCTAAAGACATGCATGTTGGGCATTTACGCTCTACAATTATTGGGGATAGCCTTGCTAGGATCTTCTCCTATGTAGGTCATGATGTACTTAGACTCAATCATATCGGAGATTGGGGAACTGCATTTGGGATGTTGATCACCTATTTGCAAGAAAATCCCTGTGACTATAGTGATCTTGAGGATCTTACGAGTCTTTATAAGAAGGCCTATGTCTGCTTTACTAATGACGAAGAGTTTAAAAAACGCTCCCAACAGAATGTGGTAGCATTACAGGCTAAGGATCCGCAAGCCATTGCTATTTGGGAGAAGATCTGTGAGACTTCGGAAAAAGCCTTCCAGAAAATCTATGATATTTTGGA encodes:
- a CDS encoding CPn0927/CPn0928 family alpha/beta hydrolase fold protein, producing the protein MSIAIAREQYAAILDMHPKPSIAMFSSEQARTSWEKRQAHPYLYRLLEIIWGVVKFLLGLIFFIPLGLFWVLQKICQNFILLGAGGWIFRPICRDSNLLRQAYAARLFSASFQDHVSSVRRVCLQYDEVFIDGLELRLPNAKPDRWMLISNGNSDCLEYRTVLQGEKDWIFRIAEESQSNILIFNYPGVMKSQGNITRNNVVKSYQACVRYLRDEPAGPQARQIVAYGYSLGASVQAEALSKEIADGSDSVRWFVVKDRGARSTGAVAKQFIGSLGVWLANLTHWNINSEKRSKDLHCPELFIYGKDSQGNLIGDGLFKKETCFAAPFLDPKNLEECSGKKIPVAQTGLRHDHILSDDVIKEVAGHIQRHFDN
- the recJ gene encoding single-stranded-DNA-specific exonuclease RecJ; protein product: MTNSDNASAAGLLWAHPKEDPAFLGMIIKEFHLPPTVAQIFISRGFQTIQEIHKFLYSHLSSLYDPGLFLDMSKAVERLLLARDRKEHVMIYGDSDVDGMTGVALLVEFLRDIDVHVSYFFLGAILKQHGETSTLIAKLKEEGITLLITVDCGITAGKEVSDITRQGIDVIITDHHMPTGKIPHCVATLNPKLRDHTYPNRELTGVGVAFKLARGVLNALISRNLVPKSQGSLKKLLDLVTLGTITDVGVLLGENRVMVRYGIKEIARGARPGLNKLCALCGVEKSEVTSTDIVLKIAPKLNSLGRLDDPAKGVELLLTQDDERVDALIMELDNINRERQRIEAEVFQDVQEILNSNPEILKQAAIVLSSTAWHARVIPIISARLAKTYNKPVVIIAIQRGIGKGSARTIGSFPLLGVLKKCSSLLLSYGGHDFAAGVIMKEDKVEDFKKKFVHLVNSSLKKGDTLPHLEIDAYADFDAIDYDLLASMELFEPFGKGNLMPIFYSKVRQVRYPKVLPGNHLKLYLSQKERNLEGVAFGLGRHADALKASWHYPLEIAYTPRLSQTSGSGVIHLLVRDFRISSEPRFSD